In Pasteurella multocida subsp. multocida OH4807, a genomic segment contains:
- a CDS encoding hypothetical protein (COG0463 Glycosyltransferases involved in cell wall biogenesis): MKFSVLMSLYIKENPRYLRECLVSLCEQTVPADEIVLVFDGAVTVELEKVVDEFLPQLPIKLVRLPNNLGLGRALNEGLLHCSHDWVCRMDTDDICVPTRFEQQMAYIQAYPDTIIVGGQIAEFGQNIDDIVSYRRVPTTHDEILQFTRQRCPFNHMTVAYQKAAVLACGGYQDLQEDYYLWIKLVAMGKKVANLPEVLVYARVGNGMVGRRRGLAQAKAEWRLFKLKYQLRIQGLLSGLFTFLLRALPRLLPTSLLKVIYQFLRK, translated from the coding sequence ATGAAATTTTCTGTTTTAATGTCATTATATATTAAAGAAAATCCACGATATTTAAGAGAATGCTTAGTCAGTTTATGCGAGCAGACAGTACCCGCAGATGAAATTGTACTCGTGTTTGATGGTGCGGTGACGGTAGAATTAGAAAAAGTTGTTGATGAATTTTTACCTCAATTACCGATCAAGTTGGTTAGATTACCAAATAATCTTGGTTTAGGTCGAGCACTGAATGAGGGATTGTTACATTGTTCACATGACTGGGTATGCCGTATGGATACTGATGATATTTGTGTCCCGACTCGCTTTGAACAACAGATGGCTTATATTCAGGCGTATCCCGATACGATTATTGTCGGTGGACAGATCGCTGAGTTTGGGCAAAATATAGATGATATTGTGAGTTATCGGCGTGTTCCTACTACACATGACGAGATCCTTCAGTTTACGCGACAACGTTGCCCTTTTAATCATATGACCGTTGCTTATCAAAAAGCAGCGGTACTCGCATGCGGTGGTTATCAGGATTTACAAGAAGATTATTATTTATGGATCAAGCTTGTTGCAATGGGCAAAAAAGTGGCGAATTTACCAGAGGTATTAGTTTATGCTCGCGTTGGCAATGGGATGGTAGGACGTCGTCGTGGACTGGCTCAAGCGAAAGCTGAATGGCGTTTATTTAAACTGAAATATCAGCTACGTATACAAGGGCTGCTTTCTGGTTTATTCACGTTTTTATTACGTGCGTTACCTCGCTTATTACCCACTTCATTATTGAAAGTGATTTACCAATTTTTGAGAAAGTAG
- a CDS encoding lytic transglycosylase (COG2951 Membrane-bound lytic murein transglycosylase B), whose amino-acid sequence MIVFAKQVLNVSVVLASLFFVGCAHQSHIKPLDSQAKYDKARTRNNFDDYVNFLKGKALGEGISETTLYQNKDIRYVDKAIDLDRQQAGRVKKSTSHQPIRSNPNGTTNYLNRVLTPRKVAVAENHYRDKHAQIEKASQRFGVQKEYLMSLWGMESSFGDYQGNYDVLSVLATLAFEGRRELLFSREFIAAMKMLERQDISRQKMLGSWAGAMGQTQFMPSSYLRYAADGNQDGEKDIWKNHDDVFASIASYLSTVGWDKTLPWGIEVYLTQPLSLDLSGIEQDKKRTLQVWQQLGVKLKSSSPQNQEKLTALSTTDLWLVRPDREVGRAFLVSNNYRTLLNWNRSNYFAVSIGMFADRIKQQVGL is encoded by the coding sequence GTGATTGTGTTTGCTAAACAAGTATTAAATGTTAGTGTTGTGTTGGCGAGTCTTTTTTTCGTGGGGTGTGCTCATCAATCGCATATCAAACCTCTTGATTCTCAGGCTAAGTATGACAAAGCCAGAACACGAAACAATTTTGATGATTATGTGAATTTTTTAAAAGGCAAAGCATTAGGCGAAGGAATCTCAGAAACAACACTCTATCAAAATAAGGATATTCGTTACGTCGATAAAGCCATTGATTTGGATCGTCAGCAAGCTGGGCGAGTTAAAAAAAGCACATCACATCAGCCTATCCGTTCAAACCCTAATGGTACGACAAATTATTTGAACCGTGTTTTGACGCCTCGTAAAGTTGCAGTGGCGGAAAACCACTATCGTGACAAGCATGCTCAAATCGAAAAAGCGAGCCAACGTTTTGGTGTACAAAAAGAGTATTTAATGTCTTTGTGGGGAATGGAAAGCAGTTTTGGTGATTACCAAGGAAATTATGATGTCCTTTCCGTGTTAGCAACATTAGCCTTTGAAGGTCGTCGTGAACTGTTATTTAGTCGGGAATTTATTGCGGCAATGAAGATGTTGGAGCGTCAGGATATCTCTCGTCAGAAAATGCTTGGTTCATGGGCAGGGGCAATGGGACAAACCCAATTTATGCCAAGTTCTTATTTGCGTTATGCTGCCGATGGTAATCAAGATGGTGAAAAAGATATTTGGAAAAACCATGATGACGTTTTTGCTTCTATTGCCAGTTATTTAAGCACAGTAGGCTGGGACAAAACCTTGCCTTGGGGAATTGAGGTCTATTTAACTCAACCGTTATCGCTCGATTTGTCGGGAATTGAACAAGATAAAAAACGTACGTTGCAAGTTTGGCAACAGTTAGGGGTGAAGTTGAAGTCTTCTTCACCTCAAAATCAAGAAAAATTGACCGCACTTTCAACAACAGACCTATGGCTTGTGAGACCCGATCGAGAAGTGGGGCGTGCGTTCCTTGTTTCGAATAATTATCGTACATTATTGAATTGGAATCGTTCAAATTATTTTGCAGTCAGTATTGGCATGTTCGCGGATCGAATTAAACAACAAGTCGGTTTGTAA
- a CDS encoding CMP-N-acetylneuraminate-beta-galactosamide-alpha-2, 3-sialyltransferase yields MNLIICCTPLQVLIAEKIIAQFPDKTFYGVMLATASNKKFDFYRQRLASQCGPFFSMIQHKDRFNLLKEILYLRARFCGKRFDQVFVANINDLQIHFLLSAIRFNRLNTFDDGTINIVKNSIFYQDDVPTLKRKWLNCILGNQYSTPKLRALSQRHYTIYHGFENIIDNVVNLDLVAHCDSADVAGDYVNILLGQPVFLDDQRNIALAENVIKAFNIHHYLPHPREKYRLENVDYIDTELIFEDYIIQCCQTQKYRIYTYFSSAILNIMNKSDNIDVVALKIETENPAYDACYDLFDQVGVKVIDIRD; encoded by the coding sequence ATGAATTTAATTATTTGTTGTACGCCGCTACAGGTTTTGATTGCAGAAAAAATTATTGCACAGTTTCCAGATAAAACGTTTTATGGTGTGATGCTTGCTACAGCGAGCAATAAAAAATTTGATTTTTATCGCCAACGTTTAGCAAGTCAGTGCGGTCCGTTTTTTTCGATGATTCAACATAAAGATCGGTTTAATTTATTAAAAGAAATTCTTTATTTACGAGCACGTTTTTGCGGTAAGAGATTTGATCAGGTGTTTGTCGCTAACATTAATGATTTACAGATTCATTTTTTATTAAGTGCGATTCGCTTTAATCGATTAAACACGTTTGATGATGGCACAATTAACATTGTGAAAAACAGTATTTTTTATCAAGATGATGTGCCAACTTTAAAACGAAAATGGCTTAATTGCATACTTGGAAACCAATATAGTACGCCGAAACTACGCGCGTTGTCACAACGGCATTACACCATCTATCATGGATTTGAAAACATTATTGATAATGTGGTGAACCTTGATTTAGTCGCGCATTGTGATAGTGCCGATGTGGCGGGGGATTATGTAAATATCCTTTTAGGACAACCCGTTTTTCTTGATGATCAACGGAATATTGCTTTAGCTGAAAACGTGATTAAAGCATTTAATATTCATCATTATTTGCCACACCCAAGAGAAAAATACCGTTTAGAAAACGTTGATTACATTGACACAGAACTCATTTTCGAAGATTACATCATTCAATGCTGTCAGACTCAGAAATACCGTATTTATACGTACTTCAGTAGTGCAATTCTGAATATTATGAACAAAAGTGACAATATTGATGTGGTGGCATTGAAGATTGAGACAGAAAATCCCGCGTATGATGCATGTTACGATTTATTTGATCAAGTGGGTGTCAAGGTTATTGATATAAGAGATTAA
- a CDS encoding membrane protein, whose translation MSALFNLFYLYDPWLFHGVRLAFCAGILACLWLVYRVYKQKTSQGVIVPVDSLLVILALIVVSAVPIIVNGTHEFGVMKMYIKTLILFVFGVGIYNLFYHHATGKVQFIRDVKMGIILQASLGFLALAGLSFMIDFALSVHAMMPRFYGSEQEYRLYNFTSSAFFQLSAFYVMLLHFLLAYNAKTNQIGSLFVFLILFIGLISGRTFFMLSIISVVLYFKWRYLPVLLLFIAIVLFLAINFADHKYVAHALEPVINLLSYQDMTKLSSSSENLIKNHLFVPTLKQFLLGDGYYYTAEGKYYGATDSGFIRQVLYGGLAYLTICFLFTFYFVKRVADHWFNGNWTFILSTLFILSVLHIKADTYAFPGIMLVFLMFLSLFGTQGKTYQMLNQKEST comes from the coding sequence ATGTCAGCATTATTTAATTTGTTCTATTTATACGATCCTTGGTTATTCCATGGAGTACGTTTAGCATTCTGTGCAGGAATATTGGCCTGTCTTTGGCTTGTGTATCGCGTATACAAGCAAAAAACTTCACAAGGTGTGATCGTGCCTGTTGATAGTTTACTCGTCATTCTTGCTTTGATTGTAGTGAGTGCGGTACCGATTATTGTGAATGGAACCCATGAATTTGGTGTCATGAAAATGTATATCAAAACCCTGATACTTTTTGTGTTTGGGGTAGGGATTTATAATCTGTTTTATCACCATGCCACGGGTAAAGTACAATTTATTCGGGATGTGAAAATGGGGATTATTCTGCAAGCCAGTCTAGGTTTCTTGGCATTAGCGGGATTATCTTTCATGATTGATTTTGCGCTGTCTGTGCACGCAATGATGCCAAGATTTTATGGTTCAGAACAAGAATACCGTTTATATAACTTTACGTCTTCTGCTTTTTTTCAGCTGAGTGCGTTCTATGTCATGCTGTTACATTTCTTGTTAGCTTACAATGCGAAAACGAATCAAATTGGATCGTTATTTGTCTTTTTAATCTTGTTTATTGGCTTAATTTCGGGCAGAACCTTTTTCATGTTATCGATCATAAGTGTCGTGCTATATTTCAAATGGCGCTATTTGCCTGTTCTACTTTTATTTATTGCGATTGTCCTATTTTTAGCGATTAATTTTGCGGATCATAAATATGTTGCACATGCATTAGAACCCGTGATCAATTTATTGTCTTATCAAGATATGACAAAGCTGAGTTCATCGAGTGAAAATTTGATCAAAAACCATTTATTTGTGCCAACATTGAAGCAATTTTTGTTGGGAGATGGGTACTACTATACAGCAGAAGGGAAATATTACGGCGCAACCGACTCAGGATTTATCCGCCAAGTGTTGTATGGTGGTTTGGCTTATCTAACCATCTGTTTTTTATTTACTTTTTATTTTGTAAAACGGGTTGCAGATCATTGGTTTAACGGCAATTGGACCTTCATTTTATCTACGCTTTTTATCTTAAGTGTGTTGCATATTAAAGCGGATACGTATGCGTTTCCTGGGATCATGTTAGTATTTTTGATGTTTTTATCGCTATTTGGTACGCAAGGAAAAACATATCAAATGCTTAACCAGAAGGAGTCGACCTGA
- a CDS encoding hypothetical protein (COG0463 Glycosyltransferases involved in cell wall biogenesis) yields MLSIIVPSYNRNAEIPALLASLNQQTTHQFEVIIVDDHSKVPVQVEQPYHFACHVIRNAQNLGAAESRNVGAQQAKYDWLLFLDDDDRFVNEKCAVLSDVIQQHPQINFIYHPAKCVMVNEGFSYVTHPYRDTQLLTLENLLLANKIGGMPMIAVKKSLFLKVGGLSGYLRSLEDYEFLLKLVCEPDFSPFYVDHALTICTFHTQRSSVSTHTQHTEQAIHEIQARYVKTAVQAQHFEQNALYMLAYPHVMNLSRVAARYYFALFKKTYHVKHLIIAVLTCISPKLVINMKRFMS; encoded by the coding sequence ATGTTAAGTATTATTGTCCCTTCCTATAACCGAAACGCTGAAATTCCAGCGTTATTAGCCAGTTTAAATCAACAAACTACGCATCAATTTGAAGTTATTATTGTTGATGATCATTCAAAAGTGCCAGTACAGGTTGAACAGCCGTATCATTTTGCTTGCCATGTTATCCGTAACGCGCAGAATCTAGGCGCTGCAGAAAGTCGTAATGTGGGTGCCCAACAGGCGAAATATGATTGGTTACTTTTTTTAGATGATGATGATCGTTTTGTGAATGAAAAATGTGCTGTTTTATCGGACGTGATTCAACAGCATCCTCAAATTAATTTTATTTACCATCCAGCAAAATGTGTCATGGTGAATGAAGGTTTTTCTTATGTGACACACCCTTACCGTGATACTCAGCTATTAACGTTAGAAAATTTATTATTGGCGAATAAAATTGGTGGTATGCCGATGATCGCGGTGAAGAAATCGCTGTTTTTAAAAGTAGGGGGATTATCAGGTTATCTTCGCTCATTAGAGGATTATGAGTTTCTGTTAAAATTGGTATGTGAGCCTGATTTTTCACCTTTCTATGTGGATCACGCATTGACGATTTGTACTTTTCATACTCAGCGCTCAAGTGTTTCAACGCATACACAACATACCGAGCAAGCGATTCATGAAATTCAAGCACGTTATGTGAAGACGGCTGTTCAAGCACAACATTTTGAGCAAAATGCGTTATATATGCTAGCTTATCCTCACGTAATGAATTTATCTCGTGTTGCCGCAAGGTACTATTTTGCGTTGTTCAAGAAAACATATCATGTTAAGCATCTGATTATTGCGGTGTTAACCTGTATTTCGCCTAAGTTGGTTATCAATATGAAAAGGTTTATGTCATGA
- a CDS encoding xanthine/uracil permease family protein (COG2252 Permeases) encodes MENQSFLHRFFKLSEKKTTPKTEIIAGITTFFTMVYIVFVNPSILGDAGMDKQVVFVTTCLIAGLGTIAMGLFSNLPIALAPAMGLNAFFAYVVVSKLGYSWQIGMGTIFWGSIGLLILTIFQIRYWLMASIPLGLRVGIGAGIGLFIALIGFKNMGVVVANPATLVALGELHDPKILLGILGFFIIVVLAARNIYSGVLISIAVVTGFAFLVDPNVAFHGVISMPPSLTSVVGQVDIAGALDTALLGIIFSFLLVNLFDSSGTLLGVTDKAGISDEKGRFPKMKQALYVDSVSAVAGSYMGTSAISTYIESGAGVSVGGRTGLTAVTVGILFLLTIFFSPLASVVPAYATAGALVYVGILMASSLIRVKWEDLTEATPAFITAAMMPFTYSITEGIAFGFISYCIMKTCTGRVREINAPVWVVSFLFIAKFVWVG; translated from the coding sequence ATGGAAAATCAATCTTTTCTACATCGTTTTTTTAAATTATCAGAAAAAAAGACGACACCTAAAACAGAAATTATTGCAGGAATTACCACGTTTTTTACGATGGTGTATATCGTATTTGTTAACCCGTCGATTTTGGGTGACGCAGGCATGGATAAACAAGTGGTCTTCGTCACGACTTGTCTAATTGCAGGATTGGGCACAATTGCAATGGGATTATTTAGTAATTTACCTATTGCTCTTGCACCAGCGATGGGATTGAATGCCTTTTTTGCCTATGTAGTAGTTAGTAAATTAGGCTACTCATGGCAAATTGGAATGGGGACGATCTTTTGGGGATCAATCGGGTTACTTATTTTAACGATTTTCCAAATTCGTTATTGGTTAATGGCCTCCATTCCACTAGGCTTGCGTGTTGGTATTGGAGCAGGGATTGGATTGTTTATCGCCTTAATTGGTTTCAAAAATATGGGGGTAGTGGTAGCGAATCCTGCAACGTTAGTGGCCTTAGGTGAATTACATGATCCTAAAATTTTACTGGGGATTTTAGGTTTCTTCATTATCGTGGTATTAGCTGCACGCAATATTTATTCTGGTGTTTTAATCTCGATTGCGGTTGTGACGGGATTCGCATTTTTGGTGGATCCTAATGTCGCGTTCCATGGTGTGATTTCAATGCCGCCTAGTTTAACTTCTGTTGTAGGACAGGTGGATATTGCAGGTGCGTTAGATACTGCCTTATTGGGGATTATTTTTTCGTTCTTATTAGTCAATTTATTTGATTCTTCTGGTACGTTACTGGGGGTGACTGACAAAGCAGGGATCAGTGATGAGAAGGGACGTTTTCCGAAAATGAAACAAGCACTGTATGTTGATAGTGTGAGTGCGGTAGCGGGTTCTTATATGGGAACATCAGCAATCAGTACGTATATCGAAAGTGGTGCAGGGGTATCCGTAGGAGGACGTACAGGCTTAACTGCAGTGACTGTTGGTATACTATTTTTATTGACGATTTTCTTTTCGCCTTTAGCGAGCGTTGTGCCTGCTTATGCCACGGCGGGAGCTTTGGTCTATGTGGGAATCTTGATGGCATCAAGCTTAATTCGAGTAAAATGGGAGGATTTAACAGAAGCGACTCCCGCGTTTATTACAGCAGCCATGATGCCATTCACTTATTCGATTACGGAAGGCATTGCCTTCGGTTTTATCAGTTATTGTATTATGAAAACCTGTACTGGTCGTGTGCGTGAAATCAATGCACCAGTGTGGGTCGTTTCATTCTTATTTATCGCAAAATTTGTATGGGTAGGTTAG
- a CDS encoding hypothetical protein (COG3306 Glycosyltransferase involved in LPS biosynthesis), with amino-acid sequence MKKFLISLDKDQARRDLFFIQPDTQDFILFSAMNTMNETWENLTALFDLHAFQARYGRAVTKGEIGCTLSHLGVYQQILANTEIAEDEYSLVCEDDVLFNTDFQQHVYSLLAQQPVAEVILLGQSKIAQFDDIELEMNYPTTFSFCCKSIGQTKFRYAYPYKNYFAGTVAYLIKKSAARNILTQVQSHHRPFWLADDFILFGTNFKLDSVVVRPLLAIENPILLSNLEGARGSLSNNLLSKLLKYPAKKVLAIVRNLWHKV; translated from the coding sequence ATGAAGAAATTTTTAATTTCATTAGATAAAGATCAAGCCCGTCGTGACCTGTTCTTTATTCAACCCGATACACAAGATTTTATCCTCTTTTCTGCGATGAATACGATGAATGAAACGTGGGAAAACTTGACCGCACTTTTTGATCTCCATGCCTTCCAAGCTCGTTATGGACGAGCGGTTACAAAAGGTGAAATTGGATGCACATTAAGCCATCTTGGGGTGTATCAGCAGATTTTGGCGAATACAGAAATTGCTGAAGATGAATACAGCTTAGTATGTGAAGACGATGTATTATTTAATACCGATTTTCAGCAACATGTCTATTCATTATTAGCGCAGCAGCCTGTGGCAGAGGTGATTTTGCTCGGACAATCAAAAATTGCTCAATTTGATGATATTGAACTTGAGATGAACTATCCCACAACATTCTCTTTCTGTTGTAAGTCAATTGGACAGACAAAGTTCCGTTATGCATACCCATATAAAAACTATTTTGCGGGTACGGTGGCATATCTAATTAAAAAATCCGCAGCAAGAAATATACTGACTCAAGTACAGTCTCATCACCGACCTTTTTGGTTAGCGGATGATTTTATTTTGTTTGGTACAAATTTTAAGCTAGATAGTGTTGTTGTTCGTCCTTTATTAGCGATAGAGAATCCCATTTTACTGAGTAATTTAGAGGGAGCACGAGGGTCATTATCAAATAATTTGTTAAGCAAATTACTTAAATACCCAGCAAAAAAAGTCTTAGCAATAGTACGTAATTTGTGGCATAAGGTGTAG
- a CDS encoding protein ychN (COG1553 Uncharacterized conserved protein involved in intracellular sulfur reduction): protein MQKILFIIHAAPYGHESFFSALRLALQLQDQYQNNVKLKLFLMSDAVTGGLSKQKPIEGYHLQQALEILTARGAEIKLCKTCAQARGIIDLPLAEGVEIGTLYELADWTVEADKVLNF from the coding sequence ATGCAAAAAATTTTATTTATTATTCACGCTGCACCTTATGGTCACGAAAGTTTTTTTAGTGCGTTGCGTTTAGCGTTGCAATTACAAGATCAATATCAAAATAATGTAAAGTTAAAGCTATTTTTGATGTCAGATGCGGTGACAGGGGGATTATCGAAGCAAAAACCGATTGAAGGTTATCATTTGCAACAAGCCCTAGAAATTCTGACAGCACGTGGGGCTGAAATTAAATTATGTAAAACTTGTGCACAAGCACGGGGGATTATTGATTTGCCACTAGCAGAAGGAGTTGAAATTGGAACCCTGTATGAATTGGCGGATTGGACAGTAGAAGCAGATAAAGTATTAAACTTTTAA